Proteins encoded in a region of the Haloarcula sp. CBA1129 genome:
- a CDS encoding RPA family protein: MASTPTREVARRVFAREFNDASYTFKESDDDRAPVYVLLPTGQRANRVFLVGTLTETEDVGEDSEYWQGRVVDPNGDTFFMYAGQYQPDAASMLRELEPPAYVAVVGKPRTYETDEGEVNVSIRPESISEVDEATRDRWVVETAERTLDRVKRYKEADLEDPATDEYIAMADEEYEELSIENYRQSVVGALESLQDEQAEASAD, translated from the coding sequence ATGGCGAGTACACCCACCCGCGAGGTCGCACGGCGCGTCTTCGCACGCGAGTTCAACGACGCGAGCTACACGTTCAAGGAATCCGACGACGACCGCGCGCCGGTGTACGTCCTCCTCCCGACCGGCCAGCGCGCCAACCGCGTGTTCTTAGTCGGCACTCTCACCGAGACCGAGGATGTCGGCGAAGACAGCGAGTACTGGCAGGGCCGCGTCGTCGACCCCAACGGCGATACGTTCTTCATGTACGCCGGGCAGTACCAGCCCGACGCGGCGTCGATGCTGCGCGAACTGGAGCCACCGGCCTACGTCGCCGTCGTCGGCAAGCCCCGAACCTACGAGACCGACGAGGGCGAGGTGAACGTCTCAATCCGACCCGAGTCCATCTCGGAGGTCGACGAGGCGACGCGGGACCGCTGGGTCGTCGAAACGGCCGAGCGAACCCTCGACAGGGTCAAGCGGTACAAGGAGGCCGACCTTGAGGACCCGGCCACCGACGAGTACATCGCGATGGCCGACGAGGAGTACGAGGAACTGTCCATCGAGAACTACCGGCAGTCGGTCGTCGGTGCGCTCGAAAGTTTGCAGGACGAGC
- a CDS encoding replication factor A (Replication protein A protects and stabilize the intermediate ssDNA that is generated by the unwinding action of a DNA helicase at the replication fork. In addition, SSBs prevent the formation of secondary structures by single-stranded template DNA.), whose protein sequence is MTESDLRTHATEIHEQFSDQLEIDVDDVVERLDTLVNDYQVPISEARRSVINTYLDEAGMDRDQLGGGDGGGNEQVNVADVDAPEEWVDVRATVVELWEPRADAVAQVGLLGDETGTIKFTKWSKSDLPSLEEGKSYALRNVVTDEYQGRFSVKLNRTTTIEELDEAIEVGDDSVEADGALVDIQSGSGLIKRCPEDDCTRVLQNGRCSEHGEVEGEFDLRIKGVLDDGEEVTEVIFDEDATEELTGIALEEAKEMAMDALDTTVVADEMRQKILGRYYRVRGPTFGRYLLADEQERLTGAVDADEILIKARSI, encoded by the coding sequence ATGACTGAGTCAGATTTGCGTACACACGCGACAGAGATACACGAGCAGTTTTCCGACCAGCTAGAGATCGACGTCGACGACGTCGTCGAGCGGCTCGATACACTGGTCAACGACTATCAGGTCCCCATCAGCGAGGCCCGTCGAAGCGTCATCAACACGTACCTCGACGAGGCCGGGATGGACCGCGACCAGCTGGGCGGCGGCGACGGCGGCGGCAACGAGCAGGTGAACGTCGCCGACGTCGATGCCCCCGAAGAGTGGGTCGACGTTCGCGCAACGGTCGTCGAGCTCTGGGAGCCACGCGCTGACGCCGTGGCGCAGGTCGGCCTGCTGGGCGATGAGACGGGCACCATCAAGTTCACGAAGTGGTCGAAGTCCGACCTGCCATCCCTCGAAGAAGGCAAATCCTACGCCCTGCGCAACGTCGTCACCGACGAGTATCAGGGCCGCTTCTCCGTGAAGCTCAACCGGACGACCACTATCGAGGAACTCGACGAAGCAATCGAGGTCGGCGACGACAGTGTCGAGGCCGACGGCGCGCTGGTCGACATCCAGTCGGGCTCCGGGCTCATCAAGCGCTGTCCGGAAGATGACTGTACCCGTGTCCTCCAGAACGGCCGCTGTAGCGAGCACGGCGAGGTCGAAGGCGAATTCGACCTCCGCATCAAGGGCGTCCTCGACGACGGCGAAGAGGTCACCGAGGTCATCTTCGACGAGGACGCGACCGAGGAACTGACCGGCATCGCCCTCGAAGAGGCCAAAGAGATGGCGATGGACGCGCTCGACACGACCGTCGTCGCCGACGAGATGCGACAGAAGATCCTCGGCCGCTACTATCGCGTTCGAGGCCCGACCTTCGGCCGCTACTTGCTCGCCGACGAGCAGGAGCGACTGACCGGGGCCGTGGATGCAGACGAGATTCTCATCAAAGCGAGGTCGATCTAA
- a CDS encoding mannose-1-phosphate guanylyltransferase: MERPIVALVLAGGTGTRLYPASRSDRPKQFLSFGRDKSLLAETVNRVGFADETYVLTRESFADGVRERAPSAAVLTEPEPKDTGPALAYAAHRIREQVGDCVLLCLPSDHRISGPFETVAQTGARVAVETEGLVTVGIEPDRPATGYGYIKPGPSENGFAPVETFHEKPDRETATEYVREGFYWNAGLFAWTPTALLSAAESSPLAPMVEGLDQGDYDAAFDAVDPVSIDYAVLERAENAFVVPAALDWDDLGSWDAFERVLDSQDGNAVLGEAITIDADGNVLASDGHVSAVGVEDLVVASFDDRTLVVPKDDAQRVREVVAELRDDGQF, encoded by the coding sequence ATGGAGCGCCCAATCGTCGCGCTTGTTCTGGCCGGCGGAACCGGCACACGGCTGTATCCAGCGAGTCGGAGCGACCGGCCCAAACAGTTTCTCTCGTTTGGTCGAGACAAGTCACTGCTCGCCGAAACTGTCAATCGGGTGGGATTCGCGGACGAGACGTACGTGCTGACCCGGGAGTCCTTCGCCGACGGGGTGCGAGAGCGCGCCCCGAGTGCGGCGGTGTTGACCGAACCGGAACCGAAAGACACCGGCCCGGCGCTGGCGTATGCGGCCCACCGCATCCGCGAGCAGGTCGGTGACTGCGTTCTGCTGTGTCTGCCGAGTGACCACCGGATTTCGGGCCCATTCGAGACAGTCGCACAGACGGGCGCACGGGTCGCAGTGGAAACAGAGGGGCTTGTTACCGTCGGCATCGAGCCGGACCGGCCGGCGACCGGCTACGGCTACATCAAGCCGGGGCCGTCCGAGAACGGCTTCGCGCCGGTCGAAACGTTCCACGAGAAGCCCGACCGGGAGACCGCGACGGAGTACGTCCGGGAGGGGTTCTACTGGAATGCCGGGCTGTTCGCGTGGACACCAACGGCTCTCCTGTCCGCCGCCGAATCATCGCCGCTTGCACCGATGGTCGAGGGGTTGGATCAAGGGGATTACGACGCCGCATTCGACGCCGTCGACCCGGTGAGCATCGACTACGCCGTGCTCGAACGGGCCGAGAACGCCTTCGTCGTCCCGGCGGCGCTCGACTGGGACGACTTGGGTTCGTGGGACGCCTTCGAGCGTGTCCTCGACAGCCAGGACGGAAACGCGGTGCTGGGCGAGGCAATCACCATCGACGCCGACGGAAACGTGCTGGCGAGCGACGGCCACGTCAGCGCCGTCGGCGTCGAGGACCTCGTGGTGGCGTCTTTCGACGACCGGACGCTCGTCGTGCCGAAAGACGACGCGCAGCGCGTCCGTGAGGTTGTTGCAGAACTGCGGGACGACGGGCAATTCTGA
- a CDS encoding SDR family oxidoreductase codes for MDLELDGNAALCTAATSGLGLASAEALAAEGADVAVCGRTPDHVDEARDRLESVGDGDVLAVEADITDPDQIEALVEETVDTFGGLDHVVTSAGGPAPGPFMETTEREWYSAYDLLVMSAVRTTRTAYPYLRDSEAGTIVNITSRSVQEVIDDLVLSNAVRRAVIGLMKTQAREFAPEVRVNAVLPGAHETPRIEELVEAAVERSEYDSYEDGIESWSDAPLQRVGQPEELGDVVAFLSSARSSYVTGTALPIDGGSMRS; via the coding sequence ATGGACCTCGAACTCGATGGCAACGCAGCGCTGTGTACCGCCGCGACAAGCGGACTCGGCCTCGCAAGCGCCGAAGCGCTCGCCGCTGAAGGAGCCGACGTGGCTGTCTGTGGCCGAACACCGGACCACGTCGACGAGGCCCGGGACCGACTCGAATCCGTCGGCGACGGTGACGTTCTGGCCGTCGAAGCCGATATCACCGATCCCGACCAGATCGAAGCGCTCGTCGAGGAGACCGTCGATACCTTCGGCGGCCTCGACCACGTCGTCACCAGCGCTGGCGGTCCGGCTCCCGGCCCGTTCATGGAGACGACCGAACGCGAGTGGTACAGCGCCTACGACCTGCTGGTGATGAGCGCCGTCCGGACCACCCGGACCGCGTACCCCTACCTCCGGGACTCCGAGGCCGGCACTATCGTCAACATCACCTCTCGGTCGGTGCAGGAGGTCATCGACGATCTGGTGCTCTCGAATGCCGTCCGCCGGGCCGTCATCGGCCTGATGAAGACTCAGGCTCGCGAGTTCGCGCCCGAGGTTCGCGTCAACGCCGTCCTGCCCGGGGCACACGAGACGCCCCGCATCGAGGAACTGGTCGAGGCCGCCGTCGAACGCAGCGAGTACGATTCCTACGAGGACGGTATCGAGTCGTGGTCTGACGCGCCGCTCCAGCGTGTCGGCCAGCCCGAGGAACTCGGCGACGTGGTGGCGTTCCTCTCGTCGGCCCGGTCTTCATACGTCACCGGGACGGCCCTGCCCATCGACGGCGGGTCGATGCGGAGCTAA
- a CDS encoding TRAM domain-containing protein, producing the protein MADCPLADDCPEFTERIQGMGCTHYGDRGGAEWCNHYNQPISELKSQPVKMGEEVTVDVEDIHESGAGVGRTEDGFIIMVDGVLPPARSLVKVTNVHSNHARAEEVERLEMDEEPSEAETTESDTDTDERADDTDDDGRRLGSRDNFWGS; encoded by the coding sequence ATGGCCGATTGTCCGCTCGCAGACGACTGTCCCGAATTCACCGAACGAATTCAGGGGATGGGCTGTACCCACTACGGCGACCGCGGCGGCGCCGAGTGGTGCAATCACTACAACCAGCCGATCTCGGAACTCAAGAGCCAGCCGGTCAAGATGGGCGAGGAAGTCACTGTCGACGTTGAGGACATCCACGAAAGCGGTGCCGGTGTCGGTCGGACCGAGGACGGCTTCATCATCATGGTGGACGGCGTGCTCCCGCCGGCCCGCTCGCTGGTCAAGGTGACGAACGTCCACTCGAACCACGCCCGGGCCGAGGAAGTCGAGCGGCTGGAGATGGACGAGGAGCCTTCCGAAGCCGAAACCACGGAGAGCGACACCGATACCGACGAGCGGGCCGACGACACCGACGATGACGGCCGGCGTCTCGGCAGTCGGGACAACTTCTGGGGCAGTTAG
- a CDS encoding group 1 truncated hemoglobin, which translates to MASQSIFERIGGRDAVEAVVSDFYDRVLDDPVLQPYFEDTDMQELYSHQTQFISAVAGGPVDYDGGDMETAHEGLGITEDAFAKVATHLEAALRANGVPDDDVEAILTEVAAMEDDIVEA; encoded by the coding sequence ATGGCATCCCAGTCCATATTTGAGAGAATCGGCGGTCGTGACGCGGTCGAAGCGGTTGTCTCTGATTTCTACGACCGTGTGCTCGACGATCCGGTTCTCCAACCGTACTTTGAAGACACCGATATGCAGGAGCTCTACAGTCACCAGACCCAGTTCATCAGTGCCGTCGCCGGCGGGCCGGTCGACTACGACGGCGGTGACATGGAAACCGCCCACGAAGGGCTGGGAATCACCGAGGATGCGTTCGCCAAGGTCGCGACCCACCTCGAAGCCGCGCTCCGGGCGAACGGCGTTCCAGATGATGACGTCGAAGCGATTCTCACAGAGGTCGCTGCCATGGAAGACGACATCGTAGAGGCGTAG
- a CDS encoding site-specific integrase codes for MFHDAMIDEHAKSTRESNKHRLRAFVQFCDEEGIENLNELTGRDLYKYRIWRREGQGDGRDPIKAVTLKGQLATLRRFLQFASDIDAVPQGFYEKLTLPTMTNGEDVSETTLDPERAIEILDYLEKAGPSTRDHIILALLWETGARTGAIRGLDLGDVDLDGDHPRFSGPALQFVHRPETDTPLKNREAGTRWNRISEKTARYIEDYIDFHRDDVTDDHGREPLLTTAHGRPAGNTFRTTLYRITRPCWRGEDCPHDRDIDECEATHIDHASKCPSARSPHDVRSGRVTYYRREDVPRRVVKDRLNASTDILDRHYDRRSDREQAEQRSDFLPDI; via the coding sequence ATGTTCCACGATGCGATGATCGACGAACACGCAAAGTCGACACGGGAGAGTAACAAACACCGTCTCCGGGCGTTCGTACAGTTCTGTGATGAGGAAGGGATCGAGAACCTGAACGAACTCACTGGGCGTGATCTCTATAAGTATCGGATCTGGCGACGCGAAGGCCAGGGCGACGGTCGTGACCCTATCAAGGCGGTCACGCTCAAGGGTCAACTGGCAACACTCCGCCGCTTCCTCCAGTTTGCCAGTGACATTGACGCTGTACCACAGGGGTTCTATGAAAAGTTGACCCTGCCGACGATGACAAACGGTGAGGACGTATCGGAGACTACGCTTGACCCTGAGCGCGCAATTGAGATTCTGGACTATCTTGAAAAGGCCGGTCCCAGCACGCGCGACCACATTATTCTCGCTCTGCTCTGGGAAACCGGTGCGCGTACTGGCGCAATCCGTGGACTCGATCTCGGAGATGTGGACTTAGATGGTGACCATCCCCGATTTTCCGGGCCCGCACTCCAGTTCGTCCATCGCCCTGAAACAGATACGCCGCTCAAGAACCGTGAGGCAGGGACTCGGTGGAACCGAATCAGTGAGAAAACCGCTCGGTACATCGAGGATTACATTGATTTCCACCGGGACGATGTGACCGACGATCACGGACGAGAACCCTTGCTCACGACAGCACACGGTCGACCAGCTGGCAACACCTTCCGAACGACACTGTATCGGATTACTCGTCCCTGCTGGCGTGGTGAGGACTGCCCGCACGACCGCGATATCGATGAATGCGAAGCGACCCACATCGACCATGCCAGTAAGTGTCCATCCGCTCGCTCACCTCACGATGTTCGCAGCGGCCGAGTGACCTATTACCGTCGTGAGGATGTTCCTCGACGAGTTGTGAAAGATCGTCTCAACGCGAGTACAGATATTCTTGACCGTCACTATGATCGGCGTTCTGACCGCGAACAGGCTGAACAGCGTAGCGATTTCCTTCCAGATATTTGA
- a CDS encoding ArsR family transcriptional regulator yields MRENEGTGTPKEVHDSGLVRVSRTQIGRRMKKLAEHGLLTHVGNGAYVITEEGKAYLDEEYDAEEGVYINGSGPSEPSTSADAGTNDV; encoded by the coding sequence ATGCGAGAGAACGAGGGTACGGGAACGCCTAAAGAAGTCCACGACAGTGGGTTAGTCCGTGTTTCGAGAACACAAATCGGCCGCCGGATGAAGAAGCTCGCCGAGCATGGACTTTTGACTCACGTTGGTAACGGAGCCTACGTGATCACCGAGGAAGGGAAAGCGTATCTCGACGAGGAATATGACGCCGAAGAAGGCGTATATATCAACGGTAGCGGCCCATCTGAGCCGTCCACGAGTGCAGACGCTGGAACGAACGACGTGTAA
- a CDS encoding type IV pilin translates to MDLTNLKELLTEDDAVSPVIGVILMVAITVILAAVIASFVLGLGDQAQQNTPQASFSYDYDTSGSNSWTGSLTLANDGTSGNEGYVTITHDGGDTIEAGRLSVTDGTDSLQFGDSSGDTPYSSGSEITAGTTSTAEIDNNDELNIVYTNEGGDNSATLSSYEAPEA, encoded by the coding sequence ATGGACCTAACAAACCTGAAGGAATTGCTTACCGAAGATGACGCTGTCTCACCGGTGATTGGCGTCATTCTGATGGTCGCAATTACGGTTATCCTCGCTGCAGTAATCGCATCTTTCGTGCTTGGTCTTGGTGATCAGGCACAGCAGAACACTCCACAGGCCAGCTTCTCGTATGATTACGATACGAGTGGATCGAATTCTTGGACTGGTTCACTCACTCTTGCGAACGACGGGACCAGTGGTAACGAGGGTTACGTAACGATTACCCACGATGGCGGTGACACAATTGAAGCGGGTCGGTTATCAGTAACTGACGGGACAGATTCGCTTCAGTTCGGAGATTCCTCCGGCGATACACCGTACAGCTCTGGATCTGAGATTACGGCAGGAACGACCTCAACCGCAGAAATCGACAACAACGATGAACTCAATATTGTCTATACGAATGAAGGCGGCGACAACTCTGCGACGCTGTCCAGCTACGAAGCGCCCGAAGCGTAA